In Luteolibacter sp. Y139, the following proteins share a genomic window:
- a CDS encoding ABC transporter ATP-binding protein/permease, with the protein MLELKEVSFTIKKDGEDVNLVDKVSINVPRGHFMAIVGPSGCGKTTLLKTIAGLNPESAGALFWEGRNLSEEGDLDPSEIGYVPQFSIAYDPLTVDESVEAATRLRVRTRDTEELDGRIDRVLEETGLTAIADRQVKVLSGGQKRRLGLAMELVSDPKLLLCDEVTSGLDPRSEREIVRLLHDLSRREGRIVLSVTHSLAHLELYDSILVLHEGRVAYHGPPDQLNHYFSVHDTEEVYPKLATQTSERWQSSWMKHRGPYYSKLDRNRTKLVDSGGLHLPVVPELVPTAEEERDQEKDKEQEKEKPQGEKIRTPGFFAQFTTLLSRRWRIFFRDRGQLFLQLAIILCFPVLVTLFKDNANGQIANLSDTRKTNIEADIRESATVKQDQVKVGSAVSGIIMFQVILLSLMASNNSAREIAGERPIFEKEKFGGLRPTAYLASKITFLACLVLAQSLWMAVFVNLFAPFRGGAGGFESHIIFLLLVNGGMTAICLGISALMRTAEQASLLSIYLVGFQLPLSGAVLALPSSIEGITRPFISAYWAWSGSVGALEPKVLEAVKTVISTSISAQQTCIYTLGFHVAAGLIAAWIGTRRHQWD; encoded by the coding sequence GTGCTCGAGCTCAAGGAAGTTAGTTTCACCATCAAAAAGGACGGCGAGGACGTGAACCTCGTCGACAAGGTCTCCATCAATGTCCCCCGCGGGCACTTCATGGCAATCGTCGGGCCCTCGGGTTGCGGCAAGACGACCCTGCTGAAGACCATCGCGGGCCTGAACCCGGAGTCTGCCGGGGCGCTGTTCTGGGAGGGGCGGAATCTCTCGGAGGAGGGTGACCTTGATCCGTCCGAGATCGGCTACGTGCCGCAATTCTCGATCGCCTACGATCCGCTCACGGTGGACGAGTCGGTGGAGGCCGCAACCCGCCTGCGGGTAAGGACGCGGGATACGGAAGAGCTCGACGGCCGGATCGACCGGGTGCTGGAGGAGACCGGGCTGACGGCGATCGCGGATCGTCAGGTGAAGGTGCTTTCCGGTGGCCAAAAGCGCCGTCTGGGGCTGGCGATGGAGCTGGTGTCCGATCCGAAGCTGCTGCTTTGCGACGAGGTGACGAGCGGTCTCGATCCAAGGTCGGAGCGGGAGATCGTGCGGCTGTTGCATGACCTGTCACGCCGGGAGGGGCGGATCGTGCTGTCGGTCACGCACTCGCTGGCGCATCTTGAACTCTACGATTCCATCCTGGTGCTGCACGAGGGGCGGGTGGCCTACCACGGCCCGCCGGACCAGCTGAACCACTATTTCTCGGTCCACGACACCGAGGAGGTTTATCCCAAGCTCGCCACCCAGACCTCCGAGCGCTGGCAGAGCTCGTGGATGAAGCATCGCGGGCCGTACTACTCGAAGCTGGACCGGAACCGGACCAAGCTGGTCGATTCCGGCGGGCTGCACTTGCCGGTGGTTCCCGAGCTGGTGCCGACGGCGGAAGAAGAGAGGGATCAGGAGAAGGACAAGGAGCAGGAAAAGGAGAAGCCTCAGGGGGAGAAGATCCGCACTCCGGGGTTCTTCGCGCAGTTCACCACGCTGCTGTCGCGGCGGTGGCGGATCTTTTTCCGGGACCGGGGGCAGCTGTTTCTCCAGCTAGCCATCATCCTGTGCTTTCCAGTGCTGGTGACCCTGTTCAAGGACAATGCCAACGGGCAGATTGCGAACCTTTCGGACACGCGGAAGACCAATATCGAGGCTGATATCAGGGAGTCGGCAACGGTGAAGCAAGATCAGGTGAAGGTCGGCTCCGCGGTCTCGGGGATCATCATGTTCCAGGTGATCCTGCTGTCGCTGATGGCCTCGAACAACTCGGCCCGCGAGATCGCCGGCGAGCGACCGATCTTTGAGAAGGAGAAGTTCGGGGGCTTGAGGCCCACCGCCTATCTGGCCAGCAAGATCACCTTCCTCGCCTGTCTGGTACTGGCGCAGTCGCTATGGATGGCGGTCTTCGTCAACTTGTTCGCGCCGTTTCGAGGAGGCGCGGGAGGGTTCGAGAGCCATATCATCTTCCTGCTGTTGGTGAATGGGGGCATGACCGCGATTTGTCTCGGGATCTCAGCGCTGATGCGGACGGCAGAGCAGGCATCGCTGCTGTCGATTTATCTCGTCGGGTTCCAGCTTCCGCTGTCGGGCGCGGTGCTGGCCTTGCCGTCCTCGATCGAGGGGATCACGCGGCCATTCATTTCCGCTTATTGGGCATGGTCGGGTAGCGTGGGGGCGCTGGAGCCGAAGGTGCTGGAGGCGGTCAAGACGGTGATCAGCACCTCGATTTCCGCCCAGCAGACGTGCATTTATACCCTTGGTTTCCATGTGGCTGCGGGCCTGATCGCGGCTTGGATTGGCACCCGACGGCACCAGTGGGATTGA
- a CDS encoding response regulator transcription factor yields MTILLAEDDPLTLDALAACIEDEGFHTLSAVDGKQALELWAQHRPQLLCLDIMMPGVDGFEVCRRIRATDPSVPILFLSAKNEEADVVVGLGLGADDFIRKPFTRAEVIARIRAALRRVAPQNGRSFEMRDLNVRPDALVAVRKGKTIELSRREVSMLELLHRHAGKPVSRDAFLDACWGLDYFPDSRTLDQHVLMLRKKIEADPARPEIIETVRGTGYRYKGP; encoded by the coding sequence ATGACCATCCTTCTCGCCGAAGACGATCCGCTGACGCTCGATGCCCTCGCCGCCTGCATCGAGGACGAAGGCTTCCACACCTTGTCCGCCGTCGATGGCAAGCAGGCCCTGGAGCTATGGGCACAGCACCGACCGCAGCTGCTCTGCCTGGACATCATGATGCCCGGCGTGGATGGCTTCGAAGTCTGTCGTCGCATCCGCGCCACCGATCCCTCGGTGCCGATCCTATTCCTCTCCGCGAAGAATGAGGAAGCCGACGTGGTTGTCGGACTGGGCCTTGGCGCGGACGATTTCATCCGCAAGCCTTTCACCCGTGCCGAAGTCATCGCCCGCATTCGCGCCGCCCTCCGTCGGGTAGCGCCTCAAAATGGCCGCTCCTTCGAAATGAGGGATCTCAACGTCCGCCCCGATGCCCTCGTCGCGGTACGGAAGGGCAAGACAATCGAACTGTCCCGCCGCGAGGTCTCGATGTTGGAACTGCTCCACCGCCACGCCGGCAAGCCGGTCAGCCGCGATGCCTTCCTCGACGCCTGTTGGGGCCTCGACTACTTCCCCGACTCCCGCACGCTCGACCAGCACGTGCTGATGCTGCGCAAGAAGATCGAAGCCGACCCCGCGCGCCCCGAAATCATCGAGACCGTCCGCGGCACCGGCTATCGCTACAAGGGGCCTTGA
- a CDS encoding sensor histidine kinase, which produces MRSFWITLGPLLAAAALILWGGERLARRNVEERIPADRGRLFDFAAHWRSELDRLDSLYAEHLASVASYSTYLPRDQTIKSCENLFGLRTLYLFKGGRRDAEFPGKRPLFRPGGSIPEVVAEGEEGQLPPRNAIMLPRGVLLGQAGNRGWLPAPKPGYRAHWVRVDPSTFAAFVIDEEELGQALAKHLTDWQENPLKPLREADERVAIEGPGGKTVLTLQGEHSGPAALVLPHRTGLGEWQVLAWDKLKTSTTHDTATLILAGAIACTLLLTGIYLQIQQGRALRLAEERVSFVNRVSHELGTPLTNILLNLDLAGRSLEPRPAEAKKRLTLVHEEVRRLGRLVSNVLTFSRSERKTLELAPTACIPDQVVEDMLAQFQPSLDRRKVSVEWQRGASNSTRLDPDALAQIAGNLFSNVEKYASSGGWLGLTTSMENDRLKLRVSDRGPGIPARSREKIFEPFERVHGGVSEGASGTGLGLAIARDLARRMGGDLLLCSSETGSVFELDLPAPPHLAIVHSEVA; this is translated from the coding sequence ATGAGGAGCTTCTGGATCACGCTTGGTCCCCTGCTTGCCGCCGCTGCCCTGATTCTCTGGGGCGGCGAGCGGCTGGCCCGTCGCAACGTGGAGGAGCGCATCCCCGCCGACCGCGGCCGCCTGTTCGACTTCGCCGCCCACTGGCGCAGCGAACTCGACCGGCTCGACTCCCTGTACGCCGAACATCTCGCAAGCGTCGCGAGCTACAGCACCTACCTCCCCCGCGACCAAACGATCAAGAGCTGCGAGAACCTCTTCGGACTCCGCACCCTCTACCTGTTCAAAGGGGGCCGCAGGGACGCCGAGTTTCCGGGGAAGAGACCTTTGTTCCGCCCCGGTGGCAGCATTCCCGAAGTGGTGGCGGAAGGCGAAGAAGGCCAATTGCCCCCTCGCAATGCGATCATGTTGCCACGCGGAGTCCTGCTGGGCCAGGCCGGCAATCGAGGTTGGCTGCCGGCCCCCAAACCCGGGTACCGGGCCCACTGGGTCCGCGTTGATCCATCGACCTTCGCCGCCTTCGTCATCGATGAAGAGGAGCTGGGACAAGCACTCGCCAAGCACCTCACCGATTGGCAGGAGAATCCCCTGAAGCCGCTGCGCGAAGCGGACGAGCGTGTCGCCATCGAGGGCCCGGGCGGAAAAACCGTCCTCACCCTGCAAGGCGAACACTCCGGCCCCGCCGCCTTGGTCTTGCCTCACCGCACCGGCCTCGGCGAGTGGCAGGTCCTCGCCTGGGACAAGCTCAAGACCAGCACTACGCACGATACCGCCACGCTCATTCTCGCCGGAGCCATCGCCTGCACGCTCTTGCTCACCGGCATCTACCTCCAGATCCAGCAAGGCCGCGCCCTTCGCTTGGCCGAGGAACGCGTCTCCTTCGTCAATCGCGTCTCTCACGAACTCGGCACACCGCTCACGAACATCCTGCTCAATCTCGACCTCGCCGGCCGCTCGCTTGAACCACGGCCCGCCGAAGCGAAAAAGAGGCTCACCCTGGTGCACGAGGAAGTCCGGCGCCTTGGCCGCCTCGTCTCGAATGTCCTCACCTTCTCTCGCAGCGAGCGCAAGACCCTCGAACTCGCACCAACCGCCTGCATCCCCGATCAAGTGGTGGAAGACATGCTCGCCCAATTCCAGCCATCGCTCGATCGCCGGAAGGTGAGCGTTGAATGGCAACGCGGCGCCTCTAACAGCACCCGGCTCGACCCCGACGCCCTCGCCCAGATCGCCGGCAACCTGTTCTCCAACGTCGAGAAGTACGCCAGCAGCGGTGGCTGGCTCGGCCTGACCACCTCGATGGAGAACGACCGCCTTAAGCTGCGTGTGAGCGACCGCGGGCCCGGCATCCCCGCTCGTTCGCGTGAGAAAATCTTCGAGCCCTTCGAGCGGGTCCACGGCGGCGTGAGCGAAGGTGCCAGCGGTACCGGCCTCGGCCTCGCCATCGCCCGCGACCTCGCCCGCCGCATGGGCGGCGATTTGCTACTATGTTCATCGGAGACGGGCTCCGTGTTCGAGCTCGATCTGCCCGCTCCTCCCCATCTCGCCATCGTTCACTCCGAAGTCGCATGA
- a CDS encoding type IV pilus modification PilV family protein, whose translation MTNQRRSPRLAPAFTLPAVMVVSAAMLILAVGLLAIMGIEKKTARSFTDSKRAELAARAGLEDFRAVLRTETANDDYLVIAGTPPNLPTEDRQANKHLFIARGSGGGDNVEYRYLPLFSTSTLPDKSAKLAAPKITDGEEGKGYTYIKGPPWLEPAHVEWIPVRDEKGNMVSRYAYWVEDLQSKVDATTAGNNEGEAGGNDRNAWPFPAPGINPKPPAKDEPKLDRVAVHVLDPATTTTEDGDGKLFGKISKGRPAMLSPDSVAAAVGYDAPLKRKDNGQLEDPLAAALEKSASAVNEPYKEHPVVPFAAGISADAAGKPKRNLNKMLGSPRASAIDEFAAWIDTALPNFKNRKGGFPDDYLRTLAANAFDYVDTDNDPSIKVGSYRGLDGYPLVSEFVMSFRWENTARENGRLYLVLEIGTFIELWNMTDQPVSGQGQVTFESKFSFATGANPGMELEEVAGEKDVAQPTLEKKDGYLWYPPFAVTLLPNEYRVYPSRVRLKIDVGAASGFIASPLDLGATQQDNASGYRFRWNNVIVDQSRANTWKQGRNVEFPNGVRQFSRATVPAHSHSLGPLNGGPFQNNMGDPRMAMYLSTPQASNAYPGNYSPNRRNIRWTSIYSSDTTKRRYYGRVLPAEWPDGGHNSAFGSSSFISSDEQIKPDDPKFYTGVPAPRQDQAPMRLSNKGRFYSATELGRVYDPIMWYPVYADITGKPGTGKRDTDTLNAASTPSLPTERASFPDLAVGSTANPAYGGGNTLRVGRFEHPLLERPGMHATHLLDIFHAGEATSDSASEREGNLITMQGNVNLNTADTDAIRALVAGTLKQDPALCQVTSTSHQTTSLMAPPTNPLKLGSPMRTKIADRVAEAIIRKRPFASAADIAYARDNEEKPVFGNREVYTQNTRIEWTDSAAEEVFHRLYDASTLRSRNFRVWVIGQAVAPLSKNSTAEPEVLSECKKSFTVFADPGKRKDDDTIDTATYRPRVTHENDF comes from the coding sequence ATGACTAATCAACGCCGTAGCCCCCGCCTGGCCCCCGCATTCACCCTGCCCGCCGTGATGGTCGTCTCGGCGGCCATGCTGATTCTTGCCGTCGGCCTGCTGGCCATCATGGGCATCGAGAAAAAGACCGCCCGCTCGTTCACCGATTCCAAGCGCGCCGAGCTCGCCGCCCGTGCCGGCCTGGAAGACTTCCGCGCCGTGCTCCGCACCGAGACCGCGAACGATGACTACCTCGTCATCGCCGGCACGCCGCCGAACCTCCCCACCGAAGACCGCCAGGCGAACAAGCACCTCTTCATCGCCCGCGGCTCCGGCGGCGGCGACAATGTCGAGTACCGCTACCTGCCCCTCTTCAGCACCAGCACCCTGCCCGACAAGAGCGCCAAGCTGGCAGCCCCGAAGATCACCGACGGGGAAGAAGGCAAAGGCTACACCTACATCAAGGGCCCGCCATGGCTCGAGCCGGCCCACGTCGAGTGGATCCCGGTGCGCGATGAGAAGGGCAACATGGTCTCCCGCTACGCCTACTGGGTGGAAGACCTCCAGTCCAAGGTCGACGCCACCACCGCCGGCAACAACGAAGGCGAGGCCGGCGGCAATGATCGCAATGCCTGGCCCTTCCCTGCCCCGGGCATCAATCCCAAGCCCCCCGCCAAGGACGAGCCGAAGCTCGACCGCGTGGCCGTCCACGTGCTCGACCCCGCCACCACCACCACCGAGGACGGCGATGGCAAGCTCTTCGGCAAGATCTCCAAAGGCCGTCCTGCCATGCTCTCGCCGGACTCGGTGGCCGCCGCCGTCGGCTACGATGCCCCGCTCAAGCGCAAGGATAACGGCCAGCTCGAAGATCCACTCGCCGCCGCCCTGGAAAAGAGCGCCAGCGCGGTCAACGAGCCCTACAAGGAGCATCCCGTGGTTCCTTTCGCCGCGGGCATTTCCGCCGATGCCGCTGGCAAGCCGAAGCGCAACCTCAACAAGATGCTCGGAAGCCCGCGGGCCTCCGCCATCGATGAGTTTGCCGCTTGGATCGATACCGCCCTGCCGAACTTCAAGAACCGCAAGGGCGGCTTCCCGGATGACTACCTCCGCACGCTTGCCGCGAATGCCTTCGACTACGTCGACACGGACAATGACCCGAGCATCAAGGTGGGCAGCTACCGCGGCCTCGATGGCTACCCCTTGGTCAGCGAGTTCGTGATGAGCTTCCGCTGGGAAAATACCGCCCGTGAAAACGGCCGCCTTTATCTGGTGCTGGAGATCGGCACCTTCATCGAGCTCTGGAACATGACGGACCAGCCGGTGTCCGGCCAAGGACAGGTCACCTTCGAATCCAAGTTCTCCTTTGCCACGGGGGCCAACCCGGGAATGGAGCTTGAGGAAGTCGCCGGGGAGAAGGACGTGGCCCAGCCGACGCTCGAGAAAAAGGATGGCTACCTCTGGTATCCCCCTTTCGCCGTCACGCTGCTGCCAAACGAGTACCGCGTGTATCCCTCGCGCGTCCGCCTGAAGATCGACGTGGGGGCCGCCTCCGGCTTCATCGCCAGCCCCTTGGACCTGGGTGCCACTCAGCAGGACAATGCCAGCGGCTATCGCTTCCGCTGGAACAACGTCATCGTGGACCAGTCCCGCGCCAATACCTGGAAGCAGGGACGGAACGTGGAATTCCCGAATGGAGTCCGCCAATTCTCCCGCGCCACCGTGCCGGCTCACAGCCACTCGCTCGGGCCGTTGAATGGTGGCCCCTTCCAGAACAACATGGGCGACCCGCGGATGGCGATGTACCTGTCCACCCCACAGGCGTCGAATGCCTATCCGGGCAACTACAGCCCGAACCGCCGTAACATCCGCTGGACCAGCATTTATTCCAGCGACACCACCAAGCGCCGCTACTACGGCCGCGTGCTTCCCGCCGAGTGGCCGGACGGCGGGCACAACTCCGCCTTCGGCTCCAGCAGCTTCATCTCCAGCGACGAGCAGATCAAACCGGACGATCCGAAGTTCTACACCGGCGTGCCGGCACCGAGACAGGATCAGGCGCCCATGCGTCTCTCGAACAAGGGACGCTTCTACAGCGCCACCGAACTGGGTCGCGTCTACGACCCCATCATGTGGTATCCCGTTTATGCCGACATCACCGGCAAGCCCGGCACCGGAAAACGCGATACCGACACGCTGAATGCCGCCTCCACGCCCAGTCTGCCGACCGAGCGCGCGTCCTTCCCCGATCTCGCGGTCGGCTCCACCGCCAATCCGGCCTACGGCGGCGGCAATACCCTGCGCGTCGGTCGCTTCGAGCACCCGCTCCTGGAGCGCCCCGGCATGCATGCCACCCATCTGCTGGATATCTTCCATGCCGGCGAGGCCACCTCTGACAGCGCCTCCGAGCGCGAGGGCAACCTCATCACGATGCAGGGCAACGTGAACCTCAACACCGCCGATACCGATGCCATCCGGGCCTTGGTCGCCGGGACATTGAAACAGGACCCCGCGCTGTGCCAGGTCACCTCCACCAGCCACCAGACCACCAGCCTGATGGCCCCTCCGACCAATCCGCTGAAGCTGGGCTCGCCGATGCGCACCAAGATCGCCGACCGCGTGGCTGAGGCCATCATCCGCAAGCGCCCCTTTGCCTCCGCCGCGGACATCGCCTACGCCCGCGACAACGAGGAAAAGCCGGTCTTCGGCAATCGCGAGGTTTACACGCAAAACACCCGCATCGAGTGGACCGACTCCGCCGCGGAGGAAGTCTTCCACCGCCTCTACGACGCCTCCACCCTGCGCTCGCGGAATTTCCGCGTCTGGGTCATCGGACAAGCGGTCGCGCCCCTTTCCAAGAACTCCACCGCCGAGCCCGAAGTTCTCTCCGAGTGCAAGAAGTCCTTCACCGTCTTCGCCGATCCCGGCAAGCGGAAGGACGACGACACCATTGATACAGCCACCTATCGTCCCCGAGTGACCCATGAAAACGACTTTTAA
- a CDS encoding PulJ/GspJ family protein, which produces MTARPSHRRGFTLLEVLLTMGIGSILLFVAVTMLSQAGNGYDRGSGSVAAEREARAVLTQMGEDFAKAEWHKDTILENDGEGWKRARLGFLSLQPDDAQSEDGRNGDLCAIHYYVKDIKVGNATVRCLMRGFRESGKVFPALAKGTFSTLFDEQDIDEPVAFGVLSFSEEPLVRDESGKWQTWHQTAPTDGSTSASSSDHPQAVRLRLIIARRELLGKLSTTQDWDGSSLRGDPKQASNNPNLESYEVIQRFGTND; this is translated from the coding sequence ATGACCGCGCGCCCGTCCCATCGCCGTGGCTTCACGCTGCTGGAAGTGCTGCTCACGATGGGCATCGGCTCCATCCTGCTGTTCGTGGCGGTCACCATGCTCAGCCAAGCGGGGAATGGCTATGACCGCGGCTCCGGCAGCGTCGCCGCCGAGCGCGAGGCCCGTGCCGTGCTCACCCAGATGGGCGAGGATTTCGCCAAGGCCGAGTGGCACAAGGACACCATCCTCGAAAACGACGGCGAGGGCTGGAAGCGCGCCCGCCTCGGCTTCCTCTCCCTCCAGCCGGACGATGCCCAATCCGAGGACGGCCGCAATGGCGACCTCTGCGCCATCCACTACTACGTGAAGGACATCAAGGTCGGCAACGCCACCGTACGCTGCCTCATGCGCGGCTTCCGCGAGAGTGGCAAGGTCTTCCCTGCCCTCGCGAAAGGCACCTTCTCCACCCTCTTCGACGAGCAGGATATCGATGAGCCGGTGGCCTTCGGCGTGCTTTCCTTTTCAGAAGAACCCTTGGTTCGCGACGAATCGGGAAAGTGGCAAACATGGCACCAGACGGCACCCACCGATGGATCCACGTCCGCCAGCTCCTCGGACCATCCGCAGGCCGTGCGCCTTCGCCTCATCATCGCCCGCCGCGAACTGCTCGGGAAACTTTCCACCACTCAGGATTGGGACGGCAGCTCGCTGCGGGGCGACCCGAAGCAGGCCTCCAACAATCCCAATCTCGAAAGCTACGAAGTGATCCAGCGATTCGGCACCAATGACTAA
- a CDS encoding type IV pilus modification PilV family protein, protein MKHSLPKRGWLRGVSLVETMIAIGILAVVGPLAVATLLKSGEGGVTARAETRSVAIVERCLSELKTARDGPSQYLPKLEPGANFGKDRVVCLAFAGDGTLLGKVDEGSYSSGSGKVDSQDAVYLAKLQGDLQTQRTGFPPLLTVTVTVEYPAVAPQNKRNHTEFHTQLP, encoded by the coding sequence ATGAAACACTCCCTTCCAAAGCGCGGCTGGCTGCGCGGTGTGTCGCTGGTAGAGACCATGATCGCCATCGGCATCCTCGCCGTGGTCGGCCCTTTGGCTGTGGCCACTCTTTTGAAATCCGGCGAGGGCGGTGTCACGGCCCGCGCCGAGACGCGTTCCGTCGCCATCGTCGAGCGTTGCCTCTCCGAGCTCAAGACCGCTCGCGATGGACCTTCCCAATATTTGCCCAAGCTTGAGCCCGGCGCGAACTTCGGGAAGGACCGCGTCGTCTGCCTCGCTTTCGCTGGCGACGGCACCCTGCTCGGAAAGGTCGACGAAGGATCCTACAGCAGCGGCAGCGGCAAGGTCGACAGCCAGGACGCCGTCTATCTCGCGAAGCTGCAAGGCGACCTTCAGACCCAGCGGACCGGCTTCCCGCCGCTGCTGACCGTCACCGTCACGGTGGAATACCCCGCCGTCGCGCCGCAGAACAAACGCAACCACACGGAGTTTCACACTCAGTTGCCATGA
- a CDS encoding pilus assembly FimT family protein — MNLHVAHHRRGFSLIEMLVVMVIVGALMTLGLNIFGKSANSARRTGTDQFTAAVEQARTAAITRRKPVILAVAPPITGGPDQITRYGLFEVDSLPEDPGSIKARQVQRWNLMPDGVHFFGGKIEGLRNLLDEDPSQLSWKNGDSQATVYVLAFNSRGGLAWPTGSDPVAVKIGTGTIQNGKAIETSEGGHNSLRIGRVVARPWRLD, encoded by the coding sequence GTGAATCTCCACGTCGCCCATCATCGCCGCGGCTTCAGCCTCATCGAGATGCTGGTGGTCATGGTCATTGTCGGCGCGCTCATGACCCTCGGGCTCAATATTTTCGGGAAGTCGGCGAACAGCGCCCGCCGCACGGGCACGGACCAATTTACCGCCGCGGTCGAGCAGGCCCGCACCGCGGCCATCACCCGCCGCAAGCCGGTCATCCTCGCGGTGGCCCCGCCCATCACCGGCGGCCCGGACCAAATCACCCGCTACGGACTCTTCGAGGTGGATTCCCTGCCCGAGGATCCGGGCTCTATCAAGGCCCGCCAGGTCCAGCGCTGGAACCTGATGCCGGACGGCGTTCACTTTTTCGGAGGCAAGATCGAGGGCCTGCGCAATCTCCTCGATGAAGACCCCTCCCAGCTCTCGTGGAAAAATGGCGACAGCCAGGCCACGGTCTACGTCCTCGCTTTCAATTCCCGGGGTGGTCTCGCATGGCCCACCGGCTCCGATCCGGTCGCGGTGAAAATCGGCACCGGCACCATCCAGAATGGCAAGGCCATCGAAACCAGTGAAGGCGGCCACAACTCGCTGCGCATCGGCCGCGTGGTCGCCCGCCCTTGGAGACTCGACTGA
- a CDS encoding pyridoxamine 5'-phosphate oxidase family protein: MPKPQPEPVDPAQLPELALATMKSAKFPMLATIDANQPRLRPVSPVKTERFTVWVANLRSYHKTGEIAANPRVELCYLDEHHHQVRITGVAMPETDAALLDSIWEKNPLLRMYLGTPDNPELVMYRIEPNRVRFMKEWALEYHEVPL, translated from the coding sequence ATGCCCAAGCCCCAGCCTGAGCCTGTCGATCCCGCCCAGCTTCCCGAACTCGCGCTCGCCACCATGAAGTCGGCCAAGTTCCCGATGCTCGCCACCATCGATGCGAACCAGCCTCGCCTCCGCCCGGTCTCCCCAGTCAAAACCGAGCGCTTCACCGTCTGGGTCGCGAACCTCCGCAGCTACCACAAGACCGGCGAGATCGCCGCCAACCCGCGCGTGGAACTCTGCTATCTCGACGAACACCACCACCAGGTCCGCATCACCGGCGTCGCCATGCCAGAAACGGACGCCGCCCTGTTAGACTCGATCTGGGAAAAGAACCCGCTCCTCCGGATGTATCTCGGCACCCCGGACAATCCCGAGCTGGTCATGTATCGCATCGAACCCAACCGCGTCCGCTTCATGAAGGAGTGGGCGCTGGAGTATCACGAGGTGCCCCTTTAA